The nucleotide window GAGAAGATGTCTTGCAGCGTCACGCCCTCGGGGGCCGCACCTTTGAGGTAGAAACAGGCCGGGCCGAAGGGCGGTGTGAGGTAGGCGATCTGCATCGACAGGTTGAAGACGATGCCGAACCAGATCGGGTCATAACCCAGTTCCGTCAGAACCGGCAGGAAGATCGGCATGGTCAGGAAGAGGATGCCTATCCAGTCGATGAAGAACCCCAGCAGGATGAAAACACCAACCATCACTGCCAGGATCACGGACGGATTGTCGGACACGCCCGCCAGCATGGTCGAGGCGAAGTCGATCCCGCCCATCAGGTTGTAGACCCCGATCAGGGCGTTGGTGCCGAAGACCAGCCAGAACACCATGCCGCAGGTGCGCAGCGCCTGGACCATCACCTCGCGGATCATCGCGTAGCTGAGCGTGCCGCGCGCCCATGCGGCGACGGCGGCCCCGAAGGCCCCAAGGGCCGCGCTTTCGGTGATGGAGGCGAGGCCCGCATAGATCGACACCAAAACCCCTCCCGCAACGGCCACGGGCAGGGCCACACCCTTGAAAAGGCGCAGCTTTTCGGAAAGCGGCATATCCCGCTCCTCCGGGCCGAGAGCCGGGCCCATGGCGGGGTTCAATCCGCAGCGCAGCAAAACGTAGGTTGCGTAGAAGCTCGCCAGCATCAGGCCGGGGATCAAGGTTGCGAGGAAGAGGTGAGAGATATTCACCTCTGCCGTCAGACCGTAGAAGATCAGGATGATCGAGGGCGGGATCATGGTGCCGAGCGATCCGCCTGCCGTGATGATGCCGATGGCCAGCTTCTTGTCATAGCCAAGCCGCAGCATCTGGGGCAGCGCGATCAGGCCCAGGAGGACGATTTCGCCACCTATGATGCCGGTTGTGGCCCCAAGGATGACGGCCACGAAGATCGTCACCACGCCGATGCCGCCGCGCAAGCTGCCGGCCCAGACATGGAACGCGCGGTAGAGGTCCTTGGCGACGCCCGACTTCTCCATAAAACTCGCCATGATGACGAACATCGGCACGGCGATCAGCGCGAAGCTGTCGATGAAATCGACCGTTCGGCTCGCCACGATGAACAGCGAATTCGGACCGAAGAACGTGACGGCCAGAATGACGGCGATGGACCCGGACACGAAGGCGAGTGGCACGCCCATCATCAACAGCGTCGCCATGGCTGCGATGATCAGAAGGGTGATCGTGCCGATATCCATCGCTCAACGCGCCTTTTGCGGCAGCGCGCGGCGCAGCAGGACCAGAAGGAACAGGACCGCGCCAAGAAACAGCATGACTTTGAGGTAGGAGGGAAGCGGAGAGTTGAAGGTCGATCCCGTACGCTCCGGCATCCACGAGCCGTCGAGCGCGAACCGCCAGATCGCGCGCTCGGCCATACGCCAGGAGGCATAGGCGAGGCCGGACAGGTAAATCGCGCCCGCCGCGATGCTCAACCAATGCGAAACGCGCTCCAGCCGCGGGTTCTTCTCCACCAGGAAATTGATCCGCATATGCGTGCCCTCGGCCATGCAGAAGGCACCCCCGAAAATGAACGCGAAACCCGCCAGCAGGACGGAGATTTCGTGGGCCCACGCCGTCGGCGCGCCAAAGCCGTAGCGGGCGACGACCTCGTAGACCATCACGAGGATGATGGCGCCGAAGCACCAGGCCGCCGTCCGCCCCAACCACAGGGCGAATGTGTCGAGAAATCGCATAGGCGTTGCCCTTTCGTCGGGGCCGCCCGAAGGCGACCCCGACACGCTCAGTTCAAGCCCAGTTCGGTCAGGAAGGCGCGGTGGCTGTCGACGATGGCCTGCGCATTCGGGCTGCGCCCGCCCCATTCCGTCCAGACCTCATCGGTCAGGGCGCGGAAGGTTGCGGCCTCCGCCTCGCCGAATTCGATGAAGGTCACGCCCAGTTCCGTCTGCGCCTGTTCGGCGGCGGCCGCATCGGCCTCGGGCAATTCCGTGGCAAGCCGTTCGGACATCGCGTTGCAGGCGTCTTCAAAGGCTTGCTGGTTCTCCGGCGACAGGGCGTTCCATGTGTCCATCGACACGCTCATTTCCGTGACGGCCATTGAGTGGCGGGCGAGGATCGAATAGTCGGCCTGATTGTGCATGCCGAGCGCCACGTTGAGGGCCACATTGGCAAGGTCGGTGGCGTCCAGCACACCGGTTTCCATCGCCGTCACGCTTTCGCCCACACCCATCGTCACAAGCGACGCACCCGCCCGGCTGAGCAGGTCGGAGGCGAGGCCGCCGGGCGCTCGCATGGACAGGCCTTCGAAATCGGCGACCGTGTTGATCGGCACGGTGGAGGGGATCTGCTCCGGCGGCCAATAGACGGGGCAGATGAACATCATGTCATATTGCGCATAAAGCGCGCGGGCGAGGTCGAGGCCGCCGCCTTCGGTGAACCAGCGATTGCGCGTCTCGCTGTCGGGATAGGCGGCAATCGTGTCGCCCAGAACGCCCATGGCGGGGTCGCTGCCCGCGAAGTACGTGGGCGCGGTGTACTGGCCTTCGAGGATGCCGTTCTGGATCGCCTCGATGGTTTCCGCGGCACCCACGACCGCGCCACCGGGCAGGACGGTAATCTGCACTTCGCCCCCCGTCGCCTCGGCCAGTTCGGCGGCCATATCCTCGAACGCGACGGTTGTTGCGGCGGTCGCGCCAAGGAAGGTCTGCATTCGGATCTCTTCGGCATAACCGGTGGTCGCGGCGACGGCGCCAATCGCGCCGCCAAGCAGCAAGGTCTTGATCTTCATCTCGTATTCCTCCCTGAGATGTCGGATGATGCTCGCGGTCTCAGGCCGCGATGCGGGGGGTCTTTATGTTGAGGATGCGGCGCGTCTCGGCGACCGTCGCGGGCTCGCGCCCAAGGCTGCGGGCCTGATCGGCGACCTTGGCGATGACCTCGGCGTTGGTCATGTGTCGCGCGCCATCCATGTAGGCATAATCACCGAGGCCGATGGAGATGTGTCCACCCTGCCGGATGATCTTTTCGGTCAGCTCGAACAGGTCGCCCTTGTAGTTCACGACCGTCCAGACGGTTTCAAATTCGGGCGGCAGGAAAGCCGTGTGTGCATCAAGCCCGGCTTCGGTGCCGGGATGACCGGCGAAGATGATTTCATCGGTCATGCAAAAGCAGACATAGGCCGGCGCGTCGAGCACACCCATTTTGAGGAATTGCTCGATCTGCCGCGTGAAGCTGACGTTCCAGCTGACCAGGTAGGGCGTCAGATTGTAGTGGCGGATGCGTTCGGCGAAATACATCAACGTGCCGGTGGAGTTCTTGTAGATCAATTCGGTGGTGTCGTATTTCCCCTCCGTGGGGTTCCACCAATCGACATTCACGCTGCCGGTGTCCATCGGTGCGAAATCGGGAGCGGTGTCGGCGGATTTCATCATCTCTTCGATGGCGGCAAAGCGGCCCTTTGCATCGGCGTCATTGGCCACGTAGCCAAGCGTCGGGTGGATCAGGATATCCGATTGCGCGCGGATGCCCGCGTTTGTCTCAAGATAGAAATTCGGATCGTGGGACGGCGTGCCATCGGCGTTGCGACCGTGGAAATGCACGATGGATGCGCCCGCGTCATAACACGCCTTGGCGTCGGCGATGATCTCCGCTGGCAGGAAGGGCACATGCGGGTTGCCCTGCCGTGTCGCAAGCTCATTCACCCGTGCCTCGATGATGATCTTCTCCATCCCCGCGCCCTCCCAAACGCAGCCCACCTTCGGGCGAGTCGGGTCGACGATGGGCGAACACGCGCACAAAATCCAGACTTAAGTTATATAACTGTTGCGAAACCCGGCATTCTGTATATCGTAAGTTATATGTCCGAACGATTATCTCAACGAAACACCGTCCACGACGTCGGCGACTTACTTGGAGGCGCCTTTGCCGGGCACACCATGCAGCGCCTCAGAACGCCGGAGGGGAAGTACCGATACAGCTATGTCAGTGCCGGGCTGAAGGCGTCCTTCGGGTTGGACCCGGCGGAGCTTATGGAACTGGACGAGGTGGATCACCGCTGGATTCATCCAGACGATCGGCAGGGTTTCATCGACGCGCTGGAACACTCCGCCGCGACCCTCACGCGCCTGGATGAGGAAGTCCGCGTCGCCAAGGCGGGTGGCGGCTATCGCTGGGTGCGATCGGTCGGCAATCCGCGCCGTCTTGATGACGGCACGATCATCTGGGACGGCGTCGCGCTGGATGTGACGGATCGGCACGAGGCGCACGAGGCGCTGGAGCGCTCGTTGCAACAGGCCCGCCAAAACGAGACGTCGGAGGGGCGGTTCTCCTATATCGCGGCGCAAGACGTGCTGGACGGCCTGTCGCGACTGCGCGCCGCGGTCGACACGCTCAACCCGCAACAGGCAGACGCGCGCCACGTAAAGGCCGTCTTCTCCGAATTCGAGCGCGCCATCCTCGCCGCAAGGGACCTCGTGGAACAGCCCGCCAACGACACGGGTCCGGCGCCGCAATCCTCCGCGTCCGTCCACGATGCGCTGACCGATCGGCAAAGAGAGATCCTGTCCGCCGTCGCGCGCGGCGCGACCAACAGGGACATCGCGCAGGAGATGCAGATATCGGAGGGCACCGTGAAATTGCACATCTCAGCGATCCTGAAACGGTTGGGTGTGCAGAACCGGACGGAGGCTGCGCTCGCCTGGCGGGTTGCGTGAATGGCCGGCAGGGCCTTGATCTTCGGTCCTCGCGACGCCTCAAGATACAGGCGTCAACCGCCGCATCGACAGACCTAGCCGCGCGGTATTCCCCTGCCCCGACCCAGGCGTTTCAACGCGGCGATGCGGAAGGGCGCGTTGGCCGCGCCGTAGCCTGTGTAGCCGTCCGACCGTTGCACGATTTCGAAGAAAAGACCGCTCAGGAACGGGCGCGAGTAGAGCTGGAAGAATTCCGCCCCCCCGTCGCGTTCATAGAGGATGTTGGCCCGCGCCATGGCCTCCAGCATCGCGGGCGCCAGATCGAAGCGGGAGGCGAGGTCGGCGTAATAATTCTCAGGCATCGGGAGGGCCCGGAAGCCCGTGCCGTCCAGCGCGCGTGCGGTCGCGAATATGTCATCGGTCGCAAATGCAACGTGCTGAACGGATGCGCCAAAGCTTTCGGCCAGGAACCCGCCCGCGAGGGTCCGGTGGGTGTCGGCCCCGTTCAGGGTGATCCGGACGCCGCCATTCGGTGAGGACAAGGCCTGGGACCGGACCAATCCGTCCGGATCGATCACGTCGATCATCGGCTCTTTGCCCAGTCCGAACAGCGTGGTGTAGAACAGCGACCACGACAGCATCTCTTCGTAGCCCATGGTCTGGGCCACGTGGTCCACGGCGATCAGCCCCGCATCCGGGCCGCTTGACGCGACCGGGTCGAATTCTACGTCCCAGACCTGCAACGTGCCGCCATCCACGAAATGCAGGACCGACCCGCCAAGCCCACGGATTGCGGGCAGGTCCATCTCTCCGGTTTGGCGGGGCTGTAGGAAGGGGCTGGCGCCAAGCGCCAAGGCACGGCCCATGGCATCCGTCGCCGACGGCACACGCAGGCCGAGATCACAGACATTCGTGCCGCGCGCGATATAGGACGTGTCGGCATGGCCGCGCGTCTCCGCGTTCAGGAGGATGCGGATGCTGCCCTGTTGCCAGAGTGCCAAATCCTTGGTCTTGTGCTGCGCCGTGTGCCGGAACCCCATCGTTTCAAGCAGGCGCGAAAGGGCCTCCGCCTCCGCGCCGCGCGTGGCGAACTCGACGAATTCCACAGCGGTCGGGGGTGTCGGCGCGGGCATCGGAGGCAGGGCGACCGTGATATTCGGCTCCGTCCTGCGAACGTCATCCATCAAGTTGAGGAGCGCGCGTTTGCCTGCCTGCGCGATCTGTTGGGCCGGTCCACCACGGAATTGGTCATTGAAGATTTCGAGGCTTGCGGGGCCCTCGTATCCGGTCGCCATGACCGCACGCATGAAGGCAGGCACGTCCAGGTCACCCTCACCGGGCATGTTGCGGAAGTGGCGGGACCAGTAGAGAAGGTCCATGTCGATTTTCGGGGCATCGGCCAGTTGCACGAAAAAGATGCGGTCGCCGGGGATGCGGCGGATCGTGTCGGGGTCAATGCCGCGCCCGAGGGTGTGAAAACTGTCGAGGATCAGGCCGACATTCGGGTGATCGGCGCGACGAACGATCTCCCACGCGTCGCGGTGATCGTCGACGTGACGGCCCCAGGCCAGGGCCTCAAAGCCGATGCGAAGGCCGCGCGGCCCGGCCCGCTCCCCCAATTCAGCGAAATCGTCGGCGGCCCGGTCGATGCCGCCGAGCGCGTCTGGATGGACGGAGGAACAGACGAGCACGAGCTCGCAGCCCAATTCTTGCATAAGATCGAACTTGCGTTCGGCCCGGTCGAACGCTTTGCGGCGCAAGTCGCCTGGCAGCCCCTCGAAATCACGGAAAGGCTGGAACAGCATTAGCTCCAGCCCCGCCTCGCGGATGCGCTGCCCCACCGCACGGGGTGGCCGCGTGTCTGCGATGAAATCCTGCTCGAAAATCTCGATCCCGTCGAAACCCGCGCCCGCGATGGCATCGATCTTCTCGTCCAGCGTGCCGGAGATGGAGACGGTGGCGATGCCGAGCTTCATGGCCGTTCAGAACGTCGCGCGCAGGGCGGCGATACTGTCGGCCAGAAGGACAAGGTCCACGCCCACCGCGGTCATCGTCGCGCCGAGCGCAATGTAGCGTTTCGCGTCCTCGGGGTTCAGGGCCATGATGCCGATGGGCACGTTCAGGCGCTTGAGCGTGTCGAAGGCCCCTTCGATGACGGACACCACGTCGGGATGATTGACCTGCCCGCGCAGTCCCATGGAAGCGCTGAGGTCGGCGGGGCCGATGAACACACCGTCCACGCCGTCGGTCGTGGCGATGGCCTCCAGATGTTCCAGCGCCGCGATCGTTTCGACCTGAACGATCAGGCACAGCTCCTCCTCCGCGCGATTGTAGTAGTCCCTGACCTGCCCGTACCGAGTGGCGCGCGTCATCCCCGCCATGCCGCGCATGCCTTGGGGACCGTAGCGCATGGCGCGAACGGCGGTTTCGGCCTCTGCCGCCGATTGCACATATGGCACCAGCAGGGTTTGCGCCCCCATGTCGAGCAGCCGCTTGAACAGCGTCGGATCGTTGGTCGCAGGCCGCACGATGGCCGAGGTCTCCGGCACCTGCCCGATGGCTTGCAGCGCCGTCAGAACCTCGATCGTCTCGATTGCGGAATGCTCGCAATCGACCAAAACCCAGTCGAACCCCGCCCCGCCCAGAAGCTCCGGCACCGTATTGCCGCCAATGGTGTTCCACAGGCCGATCTGGCTGCGCCCCTCTTTCAAGGCGGCTTTGAAGCGGTTCTTTGGCAGGTCCATGGGGAAGCCTCCGTTAAGATTGTCAGCCGCCGTAGCCGAAACGACCCGGCAGCCAGAGGACAAGGTCAGGCAGGAAGACGAGCAGCAAGAGCGCGCAGACCAGGACGGCGAGGAAGGCCCAGACCTCGGAAATGATCTCCCGCAGCGGGATGCCGGTGACAGCGTTGATGACGAAGAGCAGGATACCGTAGGGCGGGGTTATGAGGCCGATCATGGAATTGACCACGACCAGCACGCCGAAATGCACAAGGTCGATGCCCAATTCGCGGCACGCGGGGATGAACAGCGGCACGATGACGAGGATGATCGTGGTGGCATCCAGCACGCAGCCGAGCAACAGGACCAGCAGCATCACCAGTAGCAGGAACAGCGTGGGCGACATCTCGATGCCCACAAGCGCGTCGGCGACCATGCCGGGGATATTCTCGGACACGACGATGAAGTTCAGGATCAGCGCGCCGCCGATGACCACGCCCACGGCCGCCGAGGCGCGGGCGCTTTCGACGAAAATCTCGTAAAGGCCCCGCAGGCTGAGCGCGCGATAGAACAGGCCCGCGAGCAACAGCGCGTAAAGCGCGGCGATGGCCGCGGCCTCCGTCGGGGTCGTGACCCCGCCATAGATGCCGTAGAGCAGGATTACGGGCATCAGCAGCGCCGGGAAGGCGTTCGCGGTCTTCTTCGGCAAGTCGCGCAGCGGCACGGGTTCTTCCAAGGCGAAGCCACGTTTGTGGGCAATGTAGCTGTTCATCGCCATCAGGACCACGCCCATGATGAGACCCGGAATGATGCCCGCCAGAAACAGCGCCCCGATGGAGGATTGGGAGACGAGCGCGTAAAGCACCATCGGGATCGACGGCGGGATGATCGGGCCGATGGTGGCCGAGGCCGCGGTGATCGCAGCGGCATATCCGCGTCCGTAGCGGCCATCCTTGGTCATCATCTGGATGATGATCTTGCCGATGCCCGCCGCGTCCGCCACCGCGGAACCCGACATGCCGGAAAAGATCAGGGAGGCCACGACATTGACGTGCCCGAGGCCCCCACGGAACCGGCCCACGGCGGCCACGCAGAAGCCCAGTAATCGGTCCGATATCGTGCCTGCGTTCATGATGTTGGCGGCCACGATGAAAAGCGGCACGGCCAGCAAGACAAAGCTGCGGTAGAGGCCCTGGATGATCTTCTCCCCCGCCAGTGCGAGGTCCATCCCGCCAAGGCCCAGATAGACCAAAGCGGCAAGTATGATCGAATAGCCAATGGGCGTGCCGATGCCTGCCAAAAAAAACAAGGTGGCGATACAGGCCAGAACCTCGAAACTCATGTCGCATCCTCGCCATGGCGGATGGCCGGTGGCTCGGGCTCAAGGTCGATCAGGTGATGATCGTCGGGCGGTCCGTTGCGGAGCGTGTCGATGAACCGCCAGCCGTAGCGAAGGACCAGCGCGCCGAGGAACACCATGTAGATGATGAAGATCCATTTCAGGCGGATACGATCGCCGGTAAACGGGTTCTCGACCGTCGACGTCCGGCGCATGCGCATGAAATCGACGTAGTCCCAAGTGGGCAGGAACGACAGCGCCATGCCCACGACGATGGCCGCCGACGCGATCAGGGCCATGATGCGGCGCGGCCCGCGCGGTGCGGCGAGGTAGAAGATGTCGAAGGTCACGTGATCCTTCTCGCGCACGTTGAACGCGCAGCCGAAGAACACGATCCAGACCCACAGGATCAGGCAAAGCTCAAGCGTCCATCCCAAAGGCTCGATATTGTCGAGCCAGACGTAACGGCCACTCAGACCAAGATTGTCCACGATCTGCGGCGTGTAGCGAGAGCCGACCTGTAGCAGGAAGGTAAAGAACATCGCCGCGAGCATGGCCGCGGCGATGGAATTGGTAAGGGTATCGAGGCCCGCTTTCAGTCTTGTGAACATGGGCGAGCCCCTTCCCTGGCTCAGTTGCCGAGCGCGTTGATCTGCTCCAGCACGCCTTCGGGCCAGGTCTCCGCGAATTCGCTTTCGAGATAGGCGGCTTGAACGGCCTCGCGGAACGCCGCGAGGTCGGGCTCATAAAGCGTCAGACCATTCTCTTCCAGGAAGGACCCCAGCTCCGCCTCCAGCTCCAGCTGGCGGGTGCGGCCAAGCTCCGCCGCATCATCAGCAGCCTGCTGGACGATGGCCTGCTGCTCCTCGCTCATGCCTTGCCAGACCTCTTCCGAGATGGCGATGTAGTTGAGGTCCACAAGGTGCGAGGTCAGCGCGATCTGGCACGTCACTTCGTAGAAGCGGGCGTCCACGACGGTCGGCAGCGGGTTGTCCTGCCCGTCCACAGCCCCGGTCGAGAGGGCCGTGTAGACCTCCGAGAAGGCCATCGGGGTGGGTGAGGCACCAAGGGCCGATCCCAGGAATTGCCACGCATCAGTGCCGGGCATCCGCAGGTTCACGCCGTCCAGGTCGGCAGGCGTTTCCACTGTCAATTCATCGGGGCACTGGCGCAGGTTCACGTGCCGGCGGCCCAGATACATGACCGACAAAAGCCGCACGCCAAGCTCATCAATCGCCTGCTGCTTGAAGGGGTCCATCAACGGATCGTTGAACACGGCAACCTGATGGGCCGCGTCCTGATGGACGTAACCTGCCGTGAAGATGGAGAATTCCGGGAAGAACTGGGCCAGCTCCTGCGCCGATGCGATGGTCATTTCCAGGTTGCCCCGGCTGATCGCCTCAAGCTCGGTGCCCTGGGCGAACAATGTCGCGTTATAGGCGGGCTCGTAGCTGGCGAAGTCGGACACGGCGGGCCCGAAGACCTCGGCCATCGCGACGGAGCGTTGATCCGTCTCGGACCCCGACATGGACAGGCGCAACTGGATGGCGTGGCCGTCGGCAAAGGCCCCCGTGGTGGTCGCCACGAGCGATAGTGCCGTGGCCGTGGTCAGCGCCATGCGGCGGGTGAATTTCGTGATCATTATT belongs to Hasllibacter sp. MH4015 and includes:
- the dctP gene encoding TRAP transporter substrate-binding protein DctP, with the protein product MITKFTRRMALTTATALSLVATTTGAFADGHAIQLRLSMSGSETDQRSVAMAEVFGPAVSDFASYEPAYNATLFAQGTELEAISRGNLEMTIASAQELAQFFPEFSIFTAGYVHQDAAHQVAVFNDPLMDPFKQQAIDELGVRLLSVMYLGRRHVNLRQCPDELTVETPADLDGVNLRMPGTDAWQFLGSALGASPTPMAFSEVYTALSTGAVDGQDNPLPTVVDARFYEVTCQIALTSHLVDLNYIAISEEVWQGMSEEQQAIVQQAADDAAELGRTRQLELEAELGSFLEENGLTLYEPDLAAFREAVQAAYLESEFAETWPEGVLEQINALGN
- a CDS encoding 3-keto-5-aminohexanoate cleavage protein, translated to MEKIIIEARVNELATRQGNPHVPFLPAEIIADAKACYDAGASIVHFHGRNADGTPSHDPNFYLETNAGIRAQSDILIHPTLGYVANDADAKGRFAAIEEMMKSADTAPDFAPMDTGSVNVDWWNPTEGKYDTTELIYKNSTGTLMYFAERIRHYNLTPYLVSWNVSFTRQIEQFLKMGVLDAPAYVCFCMTDEIIFAGHPGTEAGLDAHTAFLPPEFETVWTVVNYKGDLFELTEKIIRQGGHISIGLGDYAYMDGARHMTNAEVIAKVADQARSLGREPATVAETRRILNIKTPRIAA
- a CDS encoding TRAP transporter large permease → MSFEVLACIATLFFLAGIGTPIGYSIILAALVYLGLGGMDLALAGEKIIQGLYRSFVLLAVPLFIVAANIMNAGTISDRLLGFCVAAVGRFRGGLGHVNVVASLIFSGMSGSAVADAAGIGKIIIQMMTKDGRYGRGYAAAITAASATIGPIIPPSIPMVLYALVSQSSIGALFLAGIIPGLIMGVVLMAMNSYIAHKRGFALEEPVPLRDLPKKTANAFPALLMPVILLYGIYGGVTTPTEAAAIAALYALLLAGLFYRALSLRGLYEIFVESARASAAVGVVIGGALILNFIVVSENIPGMVADALVGIEMSPTLFLLLVMLLVLLLGCVLDATTIILVIVPLFIPACRELGIDLVHFGVLVVVNSMIGLITPPYGILLFVINAVTGIPLREIISEVWAFLAVLVCALLLLVFLPDLVLWLPGRFGYGG
- the dctP gene encoding TRAP transporter substrate-binding protein DctP, producing MKIKTLLLGGAIGAVAATTGYAEEIRMQTFLGATAATTVAFEDMAAELAEATGGEVQITVLPGGAVVGAAETIEAIQNGILEGQYTAPTYFAGSDPAMGVLGDTIAAYPDSETRNRWFTEGGGLDLARALYAQYDMMFICPVYWPPEQIPSTVPINTVADFEGLSMRAPGGLASDLLSRAGASLVTMGVGESVTAMETGVLDATDLANVALNVALGMHNQADYSILARHSMAVTEMSVSMDTWNALSPENQQAFEDACNAMSERLATELPEADAAAAEQAQTELGVTFIEFGEAEAATFRALTDEVWTEWGGRSPNAQAIVDSHRAFLTELGLN
- a CDS encoding LuxR C-terminal-related transcriptional regulator is translated as MQRLRTPEGKYRYSYVSAGLKASFGLDPAELMELDEVDHRWIHPDDRQGFIDALEHSAATLTRLDEEVRVAKAGGGYRWVRSVGNPRRLDDGTIIWDGVALDVTDRHEAHEALERSLQQARQNETSEGRFSYIAAQDVLDGLSRLRAAVDTLNPQQADARHVKAVFSEFERAILAARDLVEQPANDTGPAPQSSASVHDALTDRQREILSAVARGATNRDIAQEMQISEGTVKLHISAILKRLGVQNRTEAALAWRVA
- a CDS encoding TRAP transporter large permease subunit, which encodes MDIGTITLLIIAAMATLLMMGVPLAFVSGSIAVILAVTFFGPNSLFIVASRTVDFIDSFALIAVPMFVIMASFMEKSGVAKDLYRAFHVWAGSLRGGIGVVTIFVAVILGATTGIIGGEIVLLGLIALPQMLRLGYDKKLAIGIITAGGSLGTMIPPSIILIFYGLTAEVNISHLFLATLIPGLMLASFYATYVLLRCGLNPAMGPALGPEERDMPLSEKLRLFKGVALPVAVAGGVLVSIYAGLASITESAALGAFGAAVAAWARGTLSYAMIREVMVQALRTCGMVFWLVFGTNALIGVYNLMGGIDFASTMLAGVSDNPSVILAVMVGVFILLGFFIDWIGILFLTMPIFLPVLTELGYDPIWFGIVFNLSMQIAYLTPPFGPACFYLKGAAPEGVTLQDIFSAQWPFIGLQIIALAIVILWPDLSLWLPRLFYG
- a CDS encoding TRAP transporter small permease subunit is translated as MRFLDTFALWLGRTAAWCFGAIILVMVYEVVARYGFGAPTAWAHEISVLLAGFAFIFGGAFCMAEGTHMRINFLVEKNPRLERVSHWLSIAAGAIYLSGLAYASWRMAERAIWRFALDGSWMPERTGSTFNSPLPSYLKVMLFLGAVLFLLVLLRRALPQKAR
- a CDS encoding bifunctional sugar phosphate isomerase/epimerase/4-hydroxyphenylpyruvate dioxygenase family protein, whose protein sequence is MKLGIATVSISGTLDEKIDAIAGAGFDGIEIFEQDFIADTRPPRAVGQRIREAGLELMLFQPFRDFEGLPGDLRRKAFDRAERKFDLMQELGCELVLVCSSVHPDALGGIDRAADDFAELGERAGPRGLRIGFEALAWGRHVDDHRDAWEIVRRADHPNVGLILDSFHTLGRGIDPDTIRRIPGDRIFFVQLADAPKIDMDLLYWSRHFRNMPGEGDLDVPAFMRAVMATGYEGPASLEIFNDQFRGGPAQQIAQAGKRALLNLMDDVRRTEPNITVALPPMPAPTPPTAVEFVEFATRGAEAEALSRLLETMGFRHTAQHKTKDLALWQQGSIRILLNAETRGHADTSYIARGTNVCDLGLRVPSATDAMGRALALGASPFLQPRQTGEMDLPAIRGLGGSVLHFVDGGTLQVWDVEFDPVASSGPDAGLIAVDHVAQTMGYEEMLSWSLFYTTLFGLGKEPMIDVIDPDGLVRSQALSSPNGGVRITLNGADTHRTLAGGFLAESFGASVQHVAFATDDIFATARALDGTGFRALPMPENYYADLASRFDLAPAMLEAMARANILYERDGGAEFFQLYSRPFLSGLFFEIVQRSDGYTGYGAANAPFRIAALKRLGRGRGIPRG
- a CDS encoding HpcH/HpaI aldolase/citrate lyase family protein, with translation MDLPKNRFKAALKEGRSQIGLWNTIGGNTVPELLGGAGFDWVLVDCEHSAIETIEVLTALQAIGQVPETSAIVRPATNDPTLFKRLLDMGAQTLLVPYVQSAAEAETAVRAMRYGPQGMRGMAGMTRATRYGQVRDYYNRAEEELCLIVQVETIAALEHLEAIATTDGVDGVFIGPADLSASMGLRGQVNHPDVVSVIEGAFDTLKRLNVPIGIMALNPEDAKRYIALGATMTAVGVDLVLLADSIAALRATF
- a CDS encoding TRAP transporter small permease → MFTRLKAGLDTLTNSIAAAMLAAMFFTFLLQVGSRYTPQIVDNLGLSGRYVWLDNIEPLGWTLELCLILWVWIVFFGCAFNVREKDHVTFDIFYLAAPRGPRRIMALIASAAIVVGMALSFLPTWDYVDFMRMRRTSTVENPFTGDRIRLKWIFIIYMVFLGALVLRYGWRFIDTLRNGPPDDHHLIDLEPEPPAIRHGEDAT